From one Zhongshania sp. R06B22 genomic stretch:
- a CDS encoding glutathione S-transferase family protein: protein MGLLQQGKWVDQWYETDNSGGEFRRQDSGFRHWLTPNGEAGPEGQQGFKAEKGRYHLYVSLACPWAHRTLIFRELKQLQDYIDVTVVEPVMLENGWEMKDPLYGLDFLYQLYLKADGDYEGRVTVPVLWDKQTETIVSNESSEIIRMFNSAFNHLSGNTSDYYPEPLQASIDTLNDRIYNTVNNGVYRAGFASTQEAYEAAFHQLFESLDWLEDLLSQQRYLTGGQITEADWRLFTTLIRFDAVYFGHFKTNRQLLADYPAISGYVRELYQVPGIAQTVSFEHIKTHYYASHLMINPTGIIPLGPNQDFSIAHGREKL, encoded by the coding sequence ATGGGTTTATTACAGCAGGGTAAATGGGTTGACCAGTGGTATGAAACAGACAATAGCGGCGGTGAATTTCGCCGTCAGGACAGCGGCTTCCGGCACTGGTTAACGCCAAACGGAGAAGCTGGCCCCGAGGGTCAACAGGGTTTTAAGGCAGAGAAAGGTCGCTACCATCTCTATGTATCACTGGCCTGCCCTTGGGCACACCGCACACTGATTTTTCGCGAGCTAAAGCAATTGCAAGACTATATAGATGTCACCGTAGTCGAGCCAGTCATGCTGGAAAACGGCTGGGAAATGAAAGACCCGCTTTACGGCCTGGACTTTCTCTACCAATTGTATCTGAAAGCCGATGGCGATTATGAGGGTAGAGTTACCGTTCCAGTACTGTGGGACAAGCAAACCGAGACCATTGTGAGCAATGAATCCTCAGAGATTATTCGCATGTTTAATAGCGCGTTTAATCATTTAAGCGGCAACACCAGCGACTATTACCCAGAACCTTTACAGGCAAGTATCGATACTCTGAACGACCGCATTTACAACACCGTTAATAACGGCGTCTACCGAGCGGGCTTTGCAAGCACCCAAGAAGCCTATGAAGCCGCATTTCATCAATTATTTGAATCGCTAGATTGGCTTGAAGACCTGCTATCCCAGCAGCGCTACCTGACAGGCGGCCAAATAACCGAAGCGGACTGGCGTTTATTCACCACCTTGATTCGCTTCGACGCGGTGTACTTTGGCCATTTCAAAACTAACCGCCAATTACTGGCCGACTATCCCGCCATTAGCGGCTATGTACGCGAGCTGTATCAAGTCCCCGGCATAGCGCAAACGGTCAGCTTTGAACACATTAAAACCCACTATTACGCCAGCCACCTGATGATCAACCCCACCGGGATCATCCCCTTAGGACCAAACCAAGACTTTTCTATCGCTCATGGGCGAGAAAAACTGTAA
- a CDS encoding DoxX family protein, producing the protein MKAIINTITSTHSGLDTLAIRLAAGAIFAAHGAQKLFGWFGGYGLEGTAGWMASIGIEPGMLMAILAGSAEFFGGLFLIAGVLTRPTALVLAFTMIVAIVTVHLDNGFFMANNGYEFALALLAISVGLVFRGAGSLSVDRLINIQLPK; encoded by the coding sequence ATGAAAGCAATCATAAACACCATCACTTCAACACACAGCGGTCTAGACACACTAGCCATTCGCCTAGCTGCGGGCGCCATTTTTGCTGCCCACGGCGCTCAAAAACTATTCGGCTGGTTCGGTGGTTACGGTCTTGAAGGCACCGCTGGCTGGATGGCATCGATTGGAATCGAGCCCGGAATGTTAATGGCAATCTTAGCCGGCAGCGCGGAATTCTTTGGCGGTCTATTCCTCATCGCCGGCGTGCTAACACGCCCCACAGCCTTGGTTCTTGCCTTCACCATGATCGTTGCTATCGTTACCGTTCACTTGGATAACGGCTTCTTTATGGCAAATAATGGTTACGAATTTGCCCTAGCTTTGCTCGCAATCAGTGTCGGCCTAGTATTCAGAGGTGCGGGCAGCCTAAGTGTCGATCGCCTGATTAATATTCAACTGCCAAAGTAG
- a CDS encoding LysR family transcriptional regulator produces the protein MARNPITIDVLETLDAIERRGSFAKAAEEMNKATSAVSYAVQKLEEQLDITLFQRQGRRSVLTPAGRLILVEGREILQTTAHLANKAKELATGWETHINIAVESLQSYSSFFAVLSEFLREHPTIEIDVRESVLNGGWEALEQGQVDLIVGSPGPVPLQKGYRAIPMKRLDLLPVIASCHELAVFAAKPETLEVLLSKVRRIITHDTSMTSVTRSAGLSSDGKIFYVQNIDQKVAAIRAGIGIGHLPRQRIQAQLDSGELIPLGLAVVPVLENFIAWKISNKGRGLRALTQGLAAALG, from the coding sequence ATGGCGAGAAATCCAATAACAATTGATGTCTTGGAAACACTCGACGCGATCGAGCGACGCGGCAGCTTTGCAAAAGCGGCGGAAGAGATGAATAAAGCCACCTCGGCGGTTTCTTACGCCGTGCAAAAGCTAGAGGAACAGTTAGATATCACTTTGTTTCAGCGCCAGGGCCGGCGCTCAGTATTAACGCCAGCGGGCAGGCTAATACTGGTCGAGGGCCGGGAGATATTGCAAACCACGGCGCATCTGGCAAATAAGGCAAAGGAGCTTGCCACGGGCTGGGAGACCCATATCAATATTGCTGTTGAGTCATTGCAATCCTATTCCAGTTTTTTTGCGGTGCTGTCTGAGTTTCTCCGCGAGCATCCAACTATTGAAATAGATGTGCGTGAATCGGTCTTAAATGGCGGCTGGGAGGCGCTAGAGCAGGGTCAGGTTGATTTGATTGTGGGTTCGCCGGGGCCGGTTCCGCTCCAGAAAGGCTACCGCGCGATACCTATGAAGAGGCTTGATTTGCTGCCAGTAATAGCGTCTTGTCACGAGCTGGCCGTTTTTGCGGCGAAGCCAGAGACTTTGGAGGTTTTGCTCTCTAAGGTCAGGCGGATCATTACCCACGACACGTCGATGACGAGTGTCACTCGCAGCGCGGGCTTGAGCAGCGATGGCAAAATATTCTATGTACAAAACATTGATCAAAAAGTGGCGGCGATACGGGCCGGCATTGGTATAGGTCATCTGCCACGCCAGCGTATTCAAGCGCAACTTGATAGCGGTGAATTAATCCCGCTGGGGTTAGCCGTAGTACCTGTCCTTGAAAATTTTATCGCTTGGAAAATAAGTAATAAAGGCCGGGGCTTGCGGGCACTGACACAGGGCTTGGCGGCCGCTTTAGGCTAA
- a CDS encoding DM13 domain-containing protein, producing MKIKYAFLLLVSHGLAVAIGFAGGIYALPILIAPPPPSLADISAGADGAMYSAEFHRDLEGSDAFHWGEGKVSIGRDSISLMGSLAPGPDYKLYLSPEFVETEAEFNRLKSRMALVGDIKTFANFLIKLPAGVDPSRYTSVVVWCETFGEFITSAKYK from the coding sequence GTGAAGATTAAGTACGCCTTCTTACTCCTTGTGTCCCACGGGCTTGCTGTCGCAATTGGCTTTGCTGGGGGAATTTATGCTCTGCCTATTCTTATCGCTCCGCCACCGCCATCGCTGGCTGATATATCTGCGGGTGCTGACGGGGCTATGTACTCGGCAGAGTTTCATCGCGACCTTGAGGGCAGCGACGCTTTTCACTGGGGAGAGGGCAAAGTATCGATAGGGCGTGACTCAATCTCGCTCATGGGTAGTCTAGCGCCAGGGCCGGACTACAAGCTCTACCTCTCGCCTGAGTTTGTCGAGACCGAAGCCGAGTTCAATCGGCTGAAGTCGCGAATGGCGCTCGTTGGCGACATTAAGACCTTTGCCAACTTCTTGATTAAGCTTCCCGCAGGTGTCGACCCGTCGCGTTACACAAGTGTTGTCGTTTGGTGTGAGACTTTCGGCGAGTTTATTACCTCTGCTAAATACAAGTGA